CGATACCAGTCCCGCCCGCTCGAGCCGGGCGAGGGTGTTGCTCATGGTCGGTCGGCTGACCTGGAATGCGCTGGCGAGCTTCGCAGGCGTGCTGAATTCCTGTTTCAAACGCACGAAGTGATTGAGGATCCCGAATTGTGCCATGGTCATGCTGCGGGGCAGCACCTGCGTCATCGCGTGCGCGGCGAGTTGGTCGATGATCCCGATTTCATTCAGCACTCGAAAGGCGAGCGGGTCTTGCGAACTCATACGATATGCGTCTCCACCGGCCAGCGGGGTGACGGGCCGACCTCCGGTCCGTAGCCGATCCGCGCGAGCATCTGAACCCGCTCGTGGCCCGCAGTGCCCAGTAGTTCGTGGACGCGCGCAAACATCGGAGCGACCTCGGCGAATTCCTGCAAAGTCTGGCTCATTGGATGCATCGCCATGCCGGCTGCGGTCGCGTGAAGGTTGGCGCGGACATATTGCCGCCCTGCCTCAAGCTGGTCGGCGCGGGAGTTGCCCGGGGTCGCGATCCATATGAGCGCCGGGATCGAACCATAGGTGGCGCGGGTCATCTCCAGCCCCTGACGGTAGGCATCGCTCTCCATATCGGCGAGCGTTGCGCGATCCACCAGGCCGAACAGCTTGCCGGCCTCGATAATCGGTCCATCGAGATCGATCCCGTCCGGATTGGCATCGATCTCCTCGTGCCCGATGCGCATGAGTTCGACGCTTTCCATATAGGCGGGGCGCGTGGTGATCTCCGCCTCGATCCCGGCGACGATCTGCTCGCGCAACATTGCGAGCCGGGCCGGATCCACGGTGCCCGTTCCTCCGTCGCGGATCACGGCGGCGAGATCTTGCGCGCTCACCTTGCGCGAAAGGTCATACTCCTCCTTGTTCGACCGGCGCCGCGTGATCTGCGCGAACAGCGGATCGCGCGAAACCGCGGGATCGGCGATGAAGCGCAGGCGAGCAACCGGACGCGCGTCGAGCGAGCGAGCATCTTCGCCCTCGGGAAAGGCTTCGATCTCCAGCGCCACCCCGCGTTCGGCGGCAGCAATCCTTGCCAGCTCGAGGAAGGTTCCGAAGCCGATCGTGATCTGGCGATCGAAGGGGTCGGTTACCGGCAGCCGCCGTTCGAGATCGCACGAGACGATGGCTTCGTCCGCGCCGACGAGCTCGATTACCCAGGGCTGGCGATTGTGCGGGTTGGGCGCGAGAATGGCGTGCCGAAAGGCATCGAGCCGCACATCGGCTGGCGGCGACGGATCGAGCTCCCACGGCATGTAGGCTGTCTGCGGTGTCCGTGTGACACGCCAGACGCCGCCGGTCGCCACCAATGCCGCGCCGCCCAGCCCAGCGGCGAGAACTCGTCTGCGGGAAATTCCTGCCATCGCCAATCGCCTCCACCGTATTTGATTAGCTATCTAACTATATACGGTCAGAAAGGCAAGCGCCCCAACCGCCTACGGCATTCTCAGCACTCGATGACGTTGACCGCGAGCCCGCCCTGGCTCGTTTCCTTGTACTTCGATGACATGTCGAGCCCGGTCTGGCGCATGGTCTCGATAACCTGGTCGAGGCTGACGCAGCTCTCCACCCCGAAGCGGTGCAGCGCGAGTCGTGCGGCGTTGACCGCCTTGACCGCGCCGATCGCATTGCGCTCAATGCACGGCACCTGCACCAGCCCGCCGACCGGGTCGCAGGTCAGCCCGAGATTGTGCTCCATGCCGATCTCGGCTGCGCTGGCGACCTGTTCGGGGGTCCCGCCCCACAGCGCCGCCAAGCCGCCAGCCGCCATCGAACAGGCCACGCCCACCTCGCCCTGGCACCCCATTTCGGCACCCGAGATCGAGGCGCGCTGCTTGTACAGGAGGCCGATGGCGCCGGCGGTGAGCAGGAAGGTGCGGCGGCTTTCGCGGCACGGCCCCTCTTCGGCATTGACGCAGTAGAACCGGATCACGGCGGGGATGATGCCCGCCGCACCATTGGTCGGCGCGGTCACCACGCGCCCGCCCGCGGCGTTTTCCTCGTTCACAGCCATGGCGAAACAGTTGAGCCAGTCGAACAATTGCTCGCGCTCGTTCGATTGCGGATTGGCGGAAAGCTTGTCCCACAGGTCGGGCGCGCGCCGCTGGACCTTGAGCCCGCCCGGAAGGATGCCGCGCTGGTGCAATCCGCGCTCGATGCACTGGTCCATCGCCTGGGCAATGGCGTCGAGGCCGGCCAGCGTCTCCTCCCGCGGACGCATCGCGTCTTCATTGGCGAGGACGAGATCGGCGATCGTCTGCTGGTTGGCGTTGCAGGCTTCCAGCAGTTCGGCCGCCGATCCGAAATTATGCGGCACCTCGACCCCGGTGTTGATCCGGTCGTCCTTGGGCTTGCGCTTGAGTTGGGCAGCCGAGGCAACGAAGCCGCCACCGGTCGAATAATAGGTCCGCTCAAGCATGCGCTCTCCCGCCTCGTTCCAGGCGCAGATCTTCATGCCGTTGGGGTGGAGCTGCGGGATGATATGCCCGGCAAGGTCGATGTCGCGCGCCTGCTCGAAGGCGATTTCGCGCACCTCGCCCAGCACCAGCCGCCCGGACTCGCGGATCGCCGCTAGCGTGCGCGCGGCCTCGTCGGGATCGGTCGTCTCGGGCGCGAATCCCGCCA
This region of Altererythrobacter sp. CAU 1644 genomic DNA includes:
- a CDS encoding MarR family winged helix-turn-helix transcriptional regulator — protein: MSSQDPLAFRVLNEIGIIDQLAAHAMTQVLPRSMTMAQFGILNHFVRLKQEFSTPAKLASAFQVSRPTMSNTLARLERAGLVSISPDPEDGRGKRVAITEAGRAMREECVARLAQPLSDMQAQVPQELLDDLLPRLTRLREILDEMRN
- a CDS encoding Acg family FMN-binding oxidoreductase, with amino-acid sequence MAGISRRRVLAAGLGGAALVATGGVWRVTRTPQTAYMPWELDPSPPADVRLDAFRHAILAPNPHNRQPWVIELVGADEAIVSCDLERRLPVTDPFDRQITIGFGTFLELARIAAAERGVALEIEAFPEGEDARSLDARPVARLRFIADPAVSRDPLFAQITRRRSNKEEYDLSRKVSAQDLAAVIRDGGTGTVDPARLAMLREQIVAGIEAEITTRPAYMESVELMRIGHEEIDANPDGIDLDGPIIEAGKLFGLVDRATLADMESDAYRQGLEMTRATYGSIPALIWIATPGNSRADQLEAGRQYVRANLHATAAGMAMHPMSQTLQEFAEVAPMFARVHELLGTAGHERVQMLARIGYGPEVGPSPRWPVETHIV
- a CDS encoding L-serine ammonia-lyase, with the translated sequence MLSVLDIFRIGVGPSSSHTVGPMRIAGMFLQVLAKQKRLERVARVHVELQGSLALTGVGHGTVDATILGLAGFAPETTDPDEAARTLAAIRESGRLVLGEVREIAFEQARDIDLAGHIIPQLHPNGMKICAWNEAGERMLERTYYSTGGGFVASAAQLKRKPKDDRINTGVEVPHNFGSAAELLEACNANQQTIADLVLANEDAMRPREETLAGLDAIAQAMDQCIERGLHQRGILPGGLKVQRRAPDLWDKLSANPQSNEREQLFDWLNCFAMAVNEENAAGGRVVTAPTNGAAGIIPAVIRFYCVNAEEGPCRESRRTFLLTAGAIGLLYKQRASISGAEMGCQGEVGVACSMAAGGLAALWGGTPEQVASAAEIGMEHNLGLTCDPVGGLVQVPCIERNAIGAVKAVNAARLALHRFGVESCVSLDQVIETMRQTGLDMSSKYKETSQGGLAVNVIEC